A window of Chloroflexota bacterium contains these coding sequences:
- the pyrR gene encoding bifunctional pyr operon transcriptional regulator/uracil phosphoribosyltransferase PyrR, translated as MTASGKVLLQAAEIRRALSRIAHEIVEHNRGAEDIVLVGIQARGAPLARRLAGSIEAHEEVAVPVGRLDITLYRDDLEREHFRPNVRETQIPVDLTEKHVVLVDDVLYTGRTIRAAMDAVMDFGRPRSIQLAVLIDRGHRELPIRADYVGKNVPTSRVEEIELHLLETDGMDEIVLVSTPQEDA; from the coding sequence ATGACGGCTTCGGGGAAAGTCCTACTCCAAGCGGCAGAGATTCGCCGCGCGCTCTCGCGCATCGCCCATGAAATCGTGGAGCACAACCGCGGCGCTGAAGACATTGTATTGGTTGGCATTCAAGCCCGGGGCGCGCCGCTGGCCCGGCGGCTTGCCGGCAGCATTGAGGCCCATGAGGAAGTAGCCGTCCCGGTCGGCCGGCTGGACATCACCCTTTACCGCGACGACCTCGAGCGCGAGCACTTTCGCCCTAACGTGCGCGAGACGCAAATTCCCGTGGATCTCACAGAGAAGCACGTCGTCCTCGTCGATGACGTTCTCTATACAGGACGTACGATTCGCGCTGCCATGGATGCGGTAATGGACTTCGGCCGTCCGCGTTCGATCCAGCTTGCCGTACTCATCGACCGCGGTCACCGTGAGTTGCCAATTCGCGCCGACTATGTGGGTAAGAATGTTCCTACATCTCGTGTGGAGGAAATAGAACTACACCTCTTGGAAACCGACGGCATGGACGAGATTGTCTTAGTCTCCACACCGCAGGAGGACGCCTAG